From Prevotella melaninogenica, the proteins below share one genomic window:
- a CDS encoding MFS transporter, with product MSLNPKNLKEENKMLHSPATWVPTLYFAMGMPFVVLNMVCTLMYKGMGVSDKQIAFWTSLIMLPWTLKPLWSPFLEIYKTKKFFVVLTQLLTGVLFALVAFALHLPFFFPVTIAILAVIALSGATHDIAADGTYMSVLSNEEQARWIGWQGAFYNIAKIAATGGLVYLAGTFIEHFGVTKAWMFIMLIIATIMLVIGCYHIIILPNPKKTTTDSPKTLKESLGELVEVFIDFFKKKHIVYYIFFIILYRFAEGFVMKIVPLFLKASRADQGLGLSEQEIGLCYGTFGAAAFVIGSILAGYYIAWRGLQKSLFSLALVFNIPFIAYTFLAIYQPESLWLIGGAIVMEYFGYGFGFVGLSLFMMQQIAPGKHQMAHYAFASGIMNLGVMLPGMLSGVFSDFLGYRQFFIFVLVCTIPALLVTWFVPFTYTDDTKTEKLEA from the coding sequence ATGAGTCTAAACCCTAAGAACCTAAAAGAGGAAAACAAGATGCTGCATAGTCCAGCAACATGGGTTCCTACACTTTATTTTGCCATGGGTATGCCCTTCGTCGTACTCAATATGGTTTGTACACTAATGTATAAAGGAATGGGAGTATCTGACAAGCAGATAGCCTTTTGGACCTCTCTCATCATGCTTCCTTGGACTTTGAAGCCTTTATGGAGTCCGTTCTTAGAGATTTATAAGACAAAGAAATTCTTTGTTGTATTGACACAGCTGCTTACAGGTGTGCTTTTTGCCTTAGTAGCCTTTGCCCTTCATCTTCCTTTCTTCTTCCCCGTCACAATAGCGATACTTGCTGTTATTGCGCTGAGTGGTGCTACGCATGATATAGCAGCAGACGGAACCTATATGTCTGTGCTCTCAAACGAAGAGCAAGCACGATGGATTGGTTGGCAAGGAGCATTCTATAACATTGCAAAGATTGCTGCGACTGGAGGATTAGTCTACCTTGCAGGTACGTTTATTGAACATTTCGGCGTAACAAAGGCATGGATGTTTATCATGCTTATTATCGCTACAATCATGTTAGTGATAGGCTGTTACCACATCATTATACTCCCAAATCCAAAGAAGACTACAACTGATTCTCCTAAAACATTAAAAGAATCGTTAGGTGAACTTGTTGAGGTATTTATCGACTTTTTCAAGAAGAAACACATAGTATATTATATCTTCTTCATCATCCTCTATCGCTTTGCTGAAGGGTTTGTAATGAAGATTGTTCCTCTCTTCCTCAAGGCATCACGTGCCGACCAAGGTTTAGGATTGAGTGAACAAGAGATTGGACTTTGCTATGGTACCTTTGGTGCTGCAGCCTTTGTCATCGGTTCAATCCTTGCAGGCTATTACATTGCATGGAGAGGACTACAAAAGAGTCTCTTCTCACTTGCATTGGTATTCAATATCCCATTCATAGCTTATACATTCTTAGCTATCTATCAGCCAGAGAGCCTTTGGTTGATTGGTGGTGCTATCGTAATGGAATACTTCGGCTATGGCTTCGGCTTTGTTGGACTCTCCCTCTTTATGATGCAACAGATTGCACCAGGTAAACACCAGATGGCACACTACGCTTTCGCAAGTGGTATCATGAACCTGGGTGTAATGTTACCCGGTATGTTGAGTGGTGTTTTCAGCGATTTCTTGGGGTATCGCCAGTTCTTTATCTTCGTATTGGTATGTACTATTCCAGCACTGTTGGTTACATGGTTTGTCCCATTCACCTATACAGATGATACGAAGACAGAAAAACTTGAAGCATAA
- the nagB gene encoding glucosamine-6-phosphate deaminase, translating into MRLIIEPNYEKLSKWAANYVIERINAAKNQDKPFVLGLPTGSSPEGMYAELVKAYKEGKVSFKNVVTFNMDEYVGLPESHPQSYHSFMAENLFNHIDCPKENIHILNGNAENLEAECQHYEEMIREAGGIDLFLGGIGPDGHIAFNEPGSSLRSRTRIKTLTSDTRIANSRFFDNDPNKVPVHALTVGVGTVMDAKEVLILVNGHNKAEALRAVVEGPLTQKWTISALQMHEHGIIVCDESATDKLTVETYKYFKDIEKENL; encoded by the coding sequence ATGAGATTAATCATAGAACCTAACTACGAAAAGTTGTCTAAATGGGCAGCAAACTACGTTATTGAGCGTATTAATGCTGCTAAGAATCAAGACAAGCCTTTTGTACTCGGTTTGCCAACTGGTTCTTCACCAGAGGGCATGTATGCTGAGTTGGTAAAGGCATATAAAGAAGGTAAGGTAAGCTTTAAGAATGTTGTTACATTCAACATGGATGAGTATGTTGGTTTGCCAGAGAGTCACCCACAGAGCTATCACAGCTTTATGGCTGAGAATCTCTTTAACCACATCGACTGCCCAAAGGAGAACATTCATATCTTGAATGGTAATGCAGAGAACCTCGAAGCTGAGTGCCAGCATTATGAGGAGATGATTCGTGAGGCAGGTGGTATCGACCTCTTCTTGGGTGGTATCGGCCCTGATGGTCACATTGCTTTCAACGAGCCAGGCTCATCTCTCCGTTCACGCACTCGTATCAAGACATTGACTTCAGATACACGTATTGCAAACTCACGTTTCTTTGACAATGATCCTAACAAGGTTCCAGTACATGCACTGACAGTAGGTGTTGGTACAGTAATGGATGCAAAGGAAGTGTTGATTCTTGTAAATGGTCACAACAAGGCAGAAGCTTTGCGTGCTGTTGTTGAAGGTCCGCTCACACAGAAGTGGACTATCAGTGCTTTACAGATGCACGAGCATGGTATCATCGTTTGTGATGAAAGTGCAACAGACAAGCTAACAGTAGAAACATACAAATACTTTAAAGACATAGAAAAGGAGAACTTGTAA
- a CDS encoding alpha-L-fucosidase encodes MWLNSYSHFFKATIACTSLLFSPVVLPTLHAQEQNVVIINPTDSPAEIVRKAANVVPSARQFNWQRQELTAFLHYGINTYTGREWGDGKESPAIFNPTDLDADQWIRELKAAGFKCAVLTCKHHDGFCLWPSAYTEHSVKNSPWKKGKGDVVREVSDACKKYGMDFGVYLSPWDRNSDLYGTEAYNDFFVKQLTELLTQYGKVSEVWFDGACGEGPNGKKQVYDFVRWYELIRKLQPEAVIAVMGPDVRWVGTETGRGREMEWSVVPKDNLDQDAIAKNSQKEVLTAPVGDMMGQDLGSRKKIEKAKSLIWYPAEIDVSIRPGWFYHEDQDSKVKSPKELMDIYFTSVGMNGVLLLNLPPNKEGKLSEADIRSLRGFRQLYATTFTDNLLAKAKVTCVLSEGKGRNVIDDNYDTSVRPKMKDGKAVFLFKLKKPATFNVLSVQEDIRKGQRVEKFSLEVKDAKGNWKKVTEGTTVGHKRLLKFPVETAKEVRLIISEVRAVPTISEIGLYRLRD; translated from the coding sequence ATGTGGCTGAATTCTTATTCCCATTTTTTTAAGGCAACGATAGCTTGTACAAGCTTATTATTCTCGCCGGTAGTTCTTCCAACGCTTCATGCTCAGGAGCAGAACGTTGTAATAATCAATCCGACAGATTCTCCTGCGGAAATTGTTCGTAAGGCAGCAAATGTCGTTCCTTCTGCTCGTCAGTTTAATTGGCAGCGTCAGGAACTTACTGCTTTCTTGCATTATGGTATAAACACCTATACTGGTAGAGAGTGGGGCGATGGTAAGGAGTCACCAGCTATCTTTAATCCTACTGACCTTGATGCTGATCAGTGGATACGTGAGTTGAAGGCAGCAGGCTTTAAGTGTGCTGTCCTTACTTGTAAGCACCATGATGGTTTCTGTTTGTGGCCATCGGCTTATACAGAACATAGTGTTAAGAACTCTCCATGGAAGAAGGGTAAAGGTGATGTTGTACGTGAGGTGAGCGATGCCTGCAAGAAGTATGGTATGGACTTTGGTGTCTATCTCTCTCCTTGGGATCGTAATTCAGACCTTTATGGAACTGAAGCTTATAACGACTTCTTTGTTAAACAGTTGACAGAATTGCTTACACAATATGGTAAGGTAAGTGAAGTGTGGTTTGATGGTGCTTGTGGTGAAGGACCAAATGGTAAGAAGCAGGTGTATGACTTCGTACGTTGGTATGAGCTTATTCGTAAGTTACAGCCAGAGGCAGTGATAGCTGTCATGGGACCTGATGTTCGTTGGGTTGGTACAGAGACTGGCCGTGGTCGTGAGATGGAATGGAGTGTTGTGCCAAAGGACAATCTTGATCAGGATGCTATTGCAAAGAACTCACAGAAGGAAGTACTGACTGCACCTGTTGGTGATATGATGGGGCAAGACCTTGGTAGTCGTAAGAAGATTGAAAAGGCAAAGTCACTTATTTGGTATCCAGCTGAGATTGACGTATCTATCCGTCCGGGATGGTTCTATCATGAGGATCAGGATAGCAAGGTGAAGTCGCCTAAGGAACTGATGGATATCTATTTCACATCTGTTGGAATGAATGGTGTACTCCTCTTGAATCTTCCTCCTAATAAGGAAGGTAAACTCTCTGAGGCTGATATAAGAAGTCTTCGTGGTTTCCGCCAGTTGTATGCAACAACCTTTACTGATAATCTTTTGGCGAAGGCTAAGGTTACTTGTGTGCTTTCAGAGGGTAAGGGTCGCAATGTTATTGACGATAATTATGACACATCTGTACGTCCAAAGATGAAGGATGGTAAGGCTGTCTTCCTGTTCAAGCTGAAGAAGCCAGCTACCTTCAATGTTCTTTCTGTGCAAGAGGATATCCGTAAGGGACAGCGTGTAGAGAAGTTCTCACTTGAGGTGAAGGATGCCAAGGGCAATTGGAAGAAAGTAACTGAGGGTACAACCGTTGGTCATAAGCGTTTGCTGAAGTTCCCTGTTGAAACTGCTAAGGAGGTACGCCTTATTATCAGTGAGGTGCGTGCAGTGCCAACTATCTCTGAAATTGGACTTTATCGCTTAAGAGATTAG
- a CDS encoding glucosamine-6-phosphate deaminase — translation MKLNLSSQIVLNQIPEEFYRPATAIERSEITRFEKVPTDIFPTIEEGAIDIANHLEADIKKREQEGRKYVMGVGSGSSLTPIFQELIKRHQAGKLSFKNVVVFNAYEYFPLSEENVNRGINQLKERFLNHIDIDVENIFTPDGTIAQNDVQEHCRQYEQHIKELGGLDVILLGIGRMGNIATNEPGSSITSASRLILIDETSREEMKMSFGSQESVPPCSITMGVSTILSARKIFLTAWGEEKANIIKKTVEGKVSDAIPASFLQTHNDAHVVIDLSAAAKLTRIQHPWLVASCKWTDKLVRSALVWLCQITGKPLLKLTNKDYNENGLSELLALYGSAYNANIKIFNDLQHTITGWPGGKPDADDTYRPERANPFPKRVIVFSPHPDDDVISMGGTLRRLVQQGHDVHVAYETSGNIAVGDEEVVRFMHFINGFNQLFANEQDEVIKSKYKEIKEFLKNKKEGDIDSQDIRTIKGLIRRGEARTASTFNQIPLDHVHFLDLPFYESGKIEKLPMGEADVNIVRELITKVKPHQIYVAGDLADPHGTHRKCTDAVLAAIDLEKEAKSEWLKDCRVWMYRGAWAEWEIENIEMCVPISPEELRAKRNSILKHQSQMESAPFLGNDERLFWQRSEDRNRGTAKLYDDLGLACYEAMEAFVEYKF, via the coding sequence ATGAAACTGAATTTAAGTTCACAGATTGTACTCAATCAAATACCTGAGGAGTTTTATCGTCCTGCAACAGCTATTGAACGCTCTGAGATAACACGTTTTGAGAAGGTTCCTACCGATATCTTCCCAACAATTGAAGAAGGAGCTATCGACATTGCCAACCACCTTGAGGCAGACATCAAGAAGAGAGAACAAGAAGGAAGAAAGTATGTTATGGGCGTAGGCTCTGGTTCTTCCCTCACTCCTATCTTCCAGGAACTTATCAAGCGTCATCAAGCTGGTAAGTTGAGTTTCAAGAATGTTGTTGTATTCAACGCATACGAGTATTTCCCACTGAGCGAGGAAAACGTAAATCGTGGTATCAATCAGCTCAAAGAGCGTTTCTTGAATCATATTGATATTGATGTAGAGAACATCTTTACGCCAGATGGTACTATTGCTCAGAATGATGTACAGGAGCATTGCCGTCAGTACGAGCAGCATATTAAGGAATTAGGTGGTCTTGATGTTATCCTTTTAGGTATTGGCCGTATGGGTAATATCGCTACCAACGAGCCAGGTTCAAGCATTACCTCTGCTTCACGTCTTATCTTGATTGACGAGACATCACGTGAGGAGATGAAGATGAGCTTCGGTTCTCAGGAGTCTGTTCCTCCATGTTCTATCACTATGGGTGTTAGCACAATCCTTTCTGCACGTAAGATATTCCTTACTGCATGGGGTGAAGAGAAGGCTAACATTATCAAGAAGACCGTTGAGGGTAAAGTAAGTGATGCTATTCCAGCATCTTTCTTGCAAACACATAACGATGCGCATGTTGTTATTGACCTCTCTGCAGCCGCTAAGTTGACACGTATTCAGCATCCTTGGCTCGTTGCTTCATGCAAATGGACAGATAAGTTAGTACGCTCTGCACTTGTTTGGCTTTGCCAGATTACAGGTAAGCCACTTCTCAAGTTGACCAACAAGGACTACAATGAGAATGGTCTTAGCGAACTCCTTGCACTCTATGGTTCTGCATACAATGCAAATATCAAGATCTTCAATGATCTCCAGCATACAATTACAGGTTGGCCAGGTGGTAAACCAGATGCTGACGACACCTATCGTCCAGAACGTGCTAATCCATTCCCAAAGAGAGTGATTGTATTCTCTCCACACCCTGACGATGATGTTATCTCAATGGGTGGTACACTTCGTCGTTTGGTACAGCAGGGACATGACGTTCACGTAGCTTACGAGACATCAGGTAACATCGCTGTAGGTGATGAGGAAGTTGTACGTTTCATGCACTTCATCAACGGCTTTAATCAGCTCTTTGCTAATGAGCAAGATGAGGTTATCAAGTCTAAGTACAAAGAGATTAAGGAGTTCTTGAAGAACAAGAAGGAAGGAGACATCGACTCACAGGATATCCGTACCATCAAGGGACTTATCCGTCGTGGCGAGGCACGTACTGCTTCAACCTTTAATCAGATTCCTCTCGACCATGTTCACTTCCTCGATCTTCCTTTCTATGAGTCTGGTAAGATTGAGAAGCTCCCAATGGGCGAAGCTGATGTGAACATTGTAAGAGAACTCATTACAAAGGTTAAGCCACATCAGATTTATGTAGCTGGCGACTTGGCTGACCCACATGGTACTCACCGTAAGTGTACAGATGCTGTTTTGGCTGCTATCGACCTCGAGAAGGAAGCTAAGTCTGAATGGTTGAAGGATTGTCGCGTATGGATGTATCGTGGTGCTTGGGCAGAATGGGAAATTGAGAACATCGAAATGTGTGTTCCTATCAGTCCTGAAGAGCTACGTGCAAAGCGTAACTCTATCCTCAAACACCAGAGTCAGATGGAAAGTGCTCCATTCCTTGGCAACGACGAACGTCTTTTCTGGCAGCGTTCAGAAGACCGCAATCGTGGTACTGCTAAGCTTTATGATGACTTAGGTTTGGCTTGCTACGAGGCAATGGAAGCATTTGTTGAATACAAGTTTTAG
- a CDS encoding RagB/SusD family nutrient uptake outer membrane protein → MKLSRKKLFFFFCLLTVFSSCTGEFVDINRPGSKLSPEELKRDNYAVGSFLIQMQGVAFPEQENAYQTMIDFVGNYLGRYTTYTKELPKNHTLFNASNAWCAWPASYAPPMVSAFDEVVKLNGKKNISYAWALILRAQAFLRFTDIYGSFPLSMNADNTEVYTSQRDIYLQLIKDLNEATTYISSDTQLAKEMIVFAPYDLVYKGDFNKWRKFANSLKLRIAVRISNVEPTLARSLAEQAVRDGVIEGNEDNCAIRYNKSGLWTTAVSWGDSRICADIESYMTGYKDPRMSMYFLQPMTAGQRKYIGCRAGAAIGSNIVAKRLYSTVNVQETTPSLWLTASEMAFCKAEGVLRGWNMGGGTAKEYYERGVTLSFNQWGADGVVNYLLDDTSTEANYADALGGFGGAAAKASTITIKWDDNAPMDEKMERLITQKWIALFPNGQEAWNEIRRTGYPRIFSVPQATNGYTLLTPNRIPFDKNQQINNRSNYDKAVELLGGPDDYATQMWWQR, encoded by the coding sequence ATGAAGTTGAGTAGAAAGAAACTGTTTTTCTTCTTCTGTCTGCTGACAGTCTTTTCTTCCTGTACGGGTGAATTCGTTGATATTAACCGACCAGGCAGTAAGCTATCGCCAGAGGAGTTGAAGCGCGATAACTACGCTGTCGGTTCATTTTTGATTCAGATGCAGGGGGTAGCTTTTCCAGAGCAGGAGAATGCTTATCAAACAATGATAGACTTCGTTGGTAATTATCTTGGGCGTTATACCACCTACACCAAGGAATTACCAAAGAATCATACACTCTTTAATGCAAGCAATGCTTGGTGTGCTTGGCCTGCTTCTTATGCTCCTCCTATGGTATCTGCATTTGATGAGGTTGTCAAACTGAATGGTAAGAAGAATATTTCTTATGCGTGGGCATTGATTCTGCGTGCACAGGCTTTCCTTCGCTTTACAGATATCTATGGATCTTTCCCACTCAGTATGAATGCAGATAATACGGAGGTTTATACATCTCAGAGAGATATCTATTTACAGCTGATAAAGGACTTAAATGAGGCTACTACTTATATCTCATCTGACACGCAACTGGCTAAGGAAATGATAGTCTTTGCACCATACGACCTCGTATATAAGGGTGACTTCAATAAGTGGCGTAAGTTTGCTAATTCGCTTAAATTGCGCATTGCTGTGCGTATCAGTAATGTAGAACCAACGTTGGCACGTTCTTTAGCTGAACAAGCGGTGAGAGATGGTGTCATAGAAGGGAATGAGGACAATTGTGCTATTCGTTATAATAAGTCGGGTTTGTGGACAACTGCTGTTTCATGGGGCGACAGTCGTATCTGTGCTGACATTGAAAGCTATATGACTGGCTATAAAGATCCACGAATGAGTATGTATTTCCTACAGCCTATGACGGCAGGGCAGCGTAAATATATTGGCTGTCGGGCTGGAGCAGCGATAGGGAGTAACATTGTTGCTAAGCGTCTTTATTCAACAGTCAATGTGCAAGAAACGACACCAAGTTTATGGCTCACTGCATCGGAAATGGCATTTTGTAAGGCGGAAGGCGTCTTGCGTGGTTGGAATATGGGTGGTGGTACTGCCAAGGAGTATTATGAACGAGGCGTAACATTGTCTTTCAATCAATGGGGAGCAGATGGTGTTGTAAACTATTTGTTGGATGACACCTCGACAGAAGCTAACTATGCAGATGCCTTAGGTGGCTTTGGTGGAGCGGCTGCAAAGGCTTCTACGATCACCATAAAATGGGACGACAATGCGCCTATGGATGAGAAAATGGAGCGTTTGATTACGCAGAAGTGGATTGCTTTGTTCCCAAATGGACAGGAAGCATGGAACGAAATTCGTCGTACGGGTTATCCTCGTATCTTCTCTGTACCACAGGCAACAAATGGTTATACGTTGTTGACGCCTAATAGAATACCTTTTGATAAGAATCAACAGATTAATAATCGCAGTAATTACGACAAGGCTGTCGAACTTTTAGGTGGTCCTGATGATTACGCAACACAAATGTGGTGGCAGAGATAG
- a CDS encoding SusC/RagA family TonB-linked outer membrane protein: protein MVIDGRLKVLLSLRTFMCAFLLMIGVHSVSAQVSLTTNQTDLKTVIQRIKSKTKYRFFYDDALGKQKVNAVSISNLPIDFVLNRLFENTGITYKIIDNIIYLKKEKPAIKNRYTNSTEAAYQQRKREEPVAPTLYTFNGQVQDVEGNPLIGATIMVKGSSKVRAMSDLEGKFVLKSETPNPILIISCIGFDAIEKRIENRNNQLFVLKESPYELEAVFVTALGISRSGTALNYNVKQMDGDELNKVKTTNIANALAGRMAGISVNESAAGMGGAARVVMRGPKSLAQSNQPLYVVDGIPINNRSNDDVKGGIYSIQPGAEGISDINPDDIESVSVLSGAAAAALYGSAAAQGAVMIKTKSGRVGKTLVEFSTSTQFLSPFVLPDFQNEYGNRTNEMKSWGTKNTSGTGGYTPKDFFRTGVNFTNNATVMSGTERNQVYLSLGSSTVRGIIPNNDFERYNLTFKNVFSALQDKLRLTFSFKFVRENDKNMLAQGQYFNPLTSVYLFPRGESFDAIKEFESYDVARNINLQNWSYGDDLKMQNPYWVTNRMLKTTKRNRYLTDLGVKYHLTNWFALEGRLRWDEAVNRLEDKRYASTLDIFAHSPYGYYSYCKINDRSFYADVMADVTKRCGTLSLVANVGTAFSHTSYDVSGFQGGLKAPSNIFTPNGIDYNRVSGDNRPIFDITRHAIHSVLGSVELGWQERVYLTVTGRNDWDSSLSNTAQQSFFYPSVGMSAILSKMLKLPKFIDFLKFRTSWASVGSAISPNISSAWRYEYIPSTGTYHTVTYKFPDNFYPERTNSWEAGMTAHLFKEAMSVKFTLYQSDTKNQTFLRSITLGGAFNREYIQAGDVQNRGLELSIGYNKKWSNLRWSTNMTYSTNRNRVVRLLDNPNETLRQGGLNGCEVILMQGGTMGDLYTFTDFKRDAQGNVLLNTDGQVMQMELASPKLVGSVLPKAQLGLSNNFSWKGIELGMLITARLGGVCVSQTQAFMDSYGVSKKTAELRNNGGVSVGNQLVSTEKYYTVVGGETPIWDEYVYSATNARIKELYLGYTFDKLIRGAKVSVALTARNLLMLYCKAPFDPEATSSTDIYYQGFDYFMQPSQRSLGFSINVKL from the coding sequence ATGGTGATAGATGGTCGTCTGAAAGTATTACTTTCCCTCAGAACGTTTATGTGTGCCTTTCTTTTGATGATAGGTGTACATAGTGTTTCTGCACAGGTATCACTAACAACAAACCAAACTGATTTAAAGACTGTTATACAACGAATTAAGTCGAAAACTAAGTATCGTTTTTTCTATGATGATGCGCTTGGGAAACAGAAGGTTAATGCTGTTTCTATAAGTAATTTACCGATTGATTTTGTCTTGAATAGACTCTTTGAAAATACGGGGATAACTTATAAAATCATCGATAATATTATCTATCTGAAGAAGGAGAAACCAGCTATAAAAAATAGATATACGAATAGTACGGAAGCTGCTTACCAACAACGTAAGAGAGAGGAGCCTGTTGCGCCAACGCTCTATACCTTTAATGGGCAGGTGCAAGATGTAGAGGGTAATCCGCTTATTGGTGCAACCATCATGGTAAAGGGTAGTTCTAAGGTACGTGCGATGTCTGATTTAGAGGGTAAATTTGTCCTAAAATCAGAAACACCTAACCCTATTTTGATTATTTCTTGTATCGGTTTTGATGCGATAGAAAAGCGTATAGAGAATAGAAATAATCAGTTGTTTGTGTTGAAGGAGAGTCCCTATGAGTTAGAGGCAGTCTTTGTAACAGCTTTGGGTATCAGCCGTTCGGGTACGGCTTTGAACTATAATGTCAAGCAGATGGATGGTGACGAGTTGAACAAGGTGAAGACAACTAACATTGCTAATGCCTTGGCGGGTAGGATGGCTGGTATCTCTGTTAATGAGTCTGCAGCAGGAATGGGGGGTGCAGCACGTGTGGTAATGCGTGGTCCGAAGTCTTTAGCGCAGAGCAATCAACCGCTTTATGTGGTCGATGGTATTCCTATTAACAATCGTAGTAATGATGATGTGAAGGGGGGCATCTATTCGATACAGCCTGGTGCAGAGGGTATTTCAGATATTAATCCTGATGATATTGAGAGTGTGTCGGTGCTTAGTGGTGCTGCTGCAGCAGCCCTCTATGGATCAGCCGCAGCGCAGGGGGCTGTGATGATTAAGACAAAATCGGGTCGAGTGGGGAAGACATTGGTGGAGTTTTCTACAAGTACACAGTTCCTTTCTCCCTTCGTCTTACCTGATTTCCAGAATGAATACGGCAATCGTACCAATGAGATGAAGTCATGGGGAACGAAGAATACGTCGGGTACTGGTGGTTACACTCCAAAGGATTTCTTCCGTACAGGAGTCAACTTTACGAATAATGCGACAGTGATGTCAGGTACAGAGCGCAATCAAGTCTATCTTTCTTTGGGTTCGTCTACTGTGCGTGGTATCATTCCGAACAATGATTTTGAACGTTATAATCTCACATTTAAGAATGTATTCTCGGCATTACAGGACAAGCTAAGGCTTACTTTTTCTTTTAAGTTTGTCAGAGAAAATGATAAGAATATGTTGGCACAGGGACAATACTTTAATCCACTGACTTCTGTCTATCTCTTTCCACGTGGAGAAAGTTTTGATGCTATTAAGGAGTTTGAGTCTTATGACGTAGCACGCAATATCAATTTGCAGAATTGGAGCTATGGAGACGACTTGAAGATGCAAAACCCTTATTGGGTTACGAACCGTATGTTGAAGACAACAAAGCGTAACAGATACCTTACAGACCTTGGTGTGAAGTATCATCTTACGAATTGGTTTGCCCTTGAAGGAAGACTTCGTTGGGATGAAGCTGTTAATAGATTGGAAGACAAACGATACGCTTCAACGCTTGATATTTTCGCTCATTCGCCTTATGGATATTATAGTTATTGCAAGATAAATGACCGTTCTTTCTATGCAGATGTTATGGCTGACGTTACTAAACGGTGTGGTACTCTCTCGCTGGTAGCAAACGTTGGTACTGCTTTCTCACATACATCCTATGACGTGTCAGGCTTTCAAGGAGGTTTAAAAGCGCCTTCAAATATCTTTACTCCTAATGGAATAGATTATAATAGAGTGTCGGGAGATAACCGTCCAATCTTTGATATCACGCGTCATGCAATTCATTCCGTACTTGGGAGTGTGGAGTTAGGCTGGCAAGAACGTGTTTATCTGACAGTGACAGGGCGTAACGACTGGGACTCTTCACTTAGTAATACAGCCCAACAGTCCTTCTTCTATCCTTCTGTGGGTATGTCGGCTATTCTCTCAAAGATGCTCAAATTGCCGAAGTTCATTGACTTCTTGAAGTTCCGTACCTCATGGGCATCAGTGGGTTCTGCCATTTCTCCTAATATTTCCTCTGCTTGGCGTTATGAGTATATTCCTTCTACTGGTACTTACCATACGGTTACTTATAAGTTTCCAGACAACTTCTATCCAGAGCGCACGAACTCTTGGGAAGCAGGAATGACGGCACATCTGTTTAAAGAAGCTATGTCTGTAAAGTTCACGTTGTACCAATCTGACACGAAGAATCAAACCTTCCTTCGTTCTATTACACTTGGTGGGGCGTTTAATCGTGAGTATATTCAAGCAGGAGATGTGCAGAATCGAGGTTTAGAATTGAGCATTGGCTATAACAAGAAGTGGAGTAATCTTCGTTGGTCAACCAATATGACTTATAGTACAAACCGTAACCGGGTTGTTAGATTACTTGATAATCCTAACGAGACATTGCGTCAAGGAGGTCTGAATGGTTGTGAGGTGATATTGATGCAAGGTGGTACGATGGGGGATCTCTATACATTCACCGATTTTAAGCGTGATGCACAAGGGAATGTTTTGCTCAATACCGATGGGCAGGTGATGCAGATGGAGTTAGCTTCACCTAAGTTAGTTGGTTCTGTTTTACCTAAGGCGCAACTTGGTTTGAGCAATAATTTCTCATGGAAGGGAATAGAACTTGGAATGTTGATAACAGCCCGTTTAGGTGGTGTCTGCGTGTCACAGACGCAAGCTTTTATGGATTCGTATGGCGTTTCTAAGAAGACTGCAGAACTGAGAAATAACGGTGGTGTCTCAGTTGGCAATCAGTTGGTTTCTACGGAGAAGTATTATACAGTTGTCGGAGGAGAAACTCCGATTTGGGATGAGTATGTCTACAGTGCTACTAACGCCCGAATCAAAGAGCTTTATTTGGGTTATACCTTCGATAAACTGATTCGTGGTGCAAAGGTGTCTGTGGCTTTGACAGCAAGAAATCTCTTGATGCTATATTGTAAGGCACCTTTCGACCCCGAGGCAACTTCCTCAACCGATATTTATTATCAAGGATTTGATTATTTCATGCAGCCCAGTCAACGCTCATTGGGCTTTAGTATCAACGTAAAACTCTAA